One Solirubrobacter pauli DNA segment encodes these proteins:
- a CDS encoding response regulator transcription factor translates to MPIRIVLGEDSLLVREGICRLLDLDDEIAVVACAGDFDGLREACAREAPDVVVTDIRMPPTHTDEGIRAAAALRDSHPEVGVVVLSQYADPIYALALFEHGSNRRAYLLKQRVHNRAELTAAIRAVATDGSMVDSQIVDGLVKARARAEHSPLNDLTAREREVLTEIAKGKSNTAIAETLYLTKRAVEKHINAIFLKLRLADAEDVSKRVKATLMLLSEAETSALETH, encoded by the coding sequence ATGCCCATCCGCATCGTTCTGGGTGAGGACAGCCTGCTCGTCCGCGAAGGCATCTGCCGCCTGCTCGACCTCGACGACGAGATCGCCGTGGTGGCCTGCGCCGGTGACTTCGACGGGCTGCGCGAGGCGTGCGCCCGCGAGGCGCCCGACGTGGTGGTGACGGACATCCGCATGCCGCCGACGCACACGGACGAGGGCATCCGCGCCGCCGCCGCGCTGCGCGACTCGCACCCCGAGGTCGGCGTGGTGGTCCTCAGCCAGTACGCCGATCCGATCTACGCGCTGGCGCTGTTCGAGCACGGCTCCAACCGCCGCGCGTACCTGCTCAAGCAGCGGGTGCACAACCGCGCGGAGCTGACCGCGGCGATCCGCGCGGTCGCGACGGACGGCTCGATGGTGGACTCGCAGATCGTCGACGGGCTGGTCAAAGCCCGTGCCCGCGCCGAGCACTCGCCGCTGAACGACCTGACGGCGCGCGAGCGGGAGGTGCTGACCGAGATCGCCAAGGGCAAGAGCAACACCGCGATCGCGGAGACGCTCTACCTGACCAAGCGCGCCGTCGAGAAGCACATCAACGCGATCTTCCTCAAGCTCCGGCTCGCCGACGCGGAGGACGTCAGCAAGCGCGTGAAGGCCACGCTGATGCTGCTGTCGGAGGCCGAGACGAGCGCGCTCGAGACCCACTGA
- a CDS encoding sensor histidine kinase, which produces MAGGEMTSHAVDSTASRPTPSPAARRLTSALALVGACVCALAVSFVVQAAPADQRVARGVTELLVVGVPIVAGLYALGSPHTVRSGAMLLSMGFAWSLTALAESDESLPYSIGRVAAWLVFPGLILLMLTFPSGVLDRGRDRALLYALCGVLTLLFLASALFVVEFPSSTPWATCTDDCPANAFMVVDREPAIVGRFLTPARELLSVLLLSGVLVSILLRWRAATPLQRRTIWPVVIASSLSVVLLAAFFVARRRGEDASTVETLGLLWGLCIPAISAAFLAGLLRRRLLLGQVLADLAGHLSSGLDVRRVRDGLASALRDPSLEVLVADGPVHWRDSDGRVGSLPAAGSGRAVTIVGAQTAPAVALVHDTGLEADQELLGAVGSLVLGTVRHHAVAMSLAGALQQLAQSRRRIAEAADHERARIERDLHDGAQQRLMALRIRLSLAEELLTTDPKTGIGAVHELGDEVERTLDEIRALAHGVYPAVLNDRGLADALRSVAADAPLPVHVQLRRLTRHSRQVETAIYFTCVEALQNAVKHAHGASGVWIAVTQDAVLSFEIRDDGAGFTPPPETGGNVPGHIGLRNMRDRLEAVGGSLVVESAPGHGTRISGRLPLD; this is translated from the coding sequence GTGGCGGGCGGAGAGATGACCTCGCACGCGGTCGACTCGACCGCATCCCGGCCCACGCCGTCCCCGGCGGCGCGGCGGCTCACCAGCGCGCTGGCGCTGGTGGGCGCGTGCGTGTGCGCGCTGGCCGTCAGCTTCGTCGTGCAGGCGGCGCCGGCGGATCAGCGGGTCGCCCGCGGCGTGACGGAGCTGCTGGTGGTGGGCGTGCCGATCGTCGCCGGCCTCTACGCGCTCGGCAGCCCGCACACCGTCCGCAGCGGGGCGATGCTGCTGTCGATGGGGTTCGCGTGGTCGCTGACCGCGCTCGCCGAGTCGGACGAGAGCCTGCCATACAGCATCGGCCGCGTCGCCGCCTGGCTGGTGTTCCCGGGCCTGATCCTGCTGATGCTGACGTTCCCGAGCGGGGTCCTCGACCGCGGTCGGGACCGGGCGTTGCTGTACGCGTTGTGCGGGGTCCTGACGCTGCTGTTCCTCGCCTCCGCGCTGTTCGTCGTCGAGTTCCCGAGCTCCACGCCGTGGGCGACGTGCACGGACGACTGCCCGGCGAACGCGTTCATGGTCGTCGACCGCGAGCCGGCGATCGTGGGCCGCTTCCTCACCCCGGCGCGCGAGCTCCTCAGCGTCCTGCTGCTCAGCGGCGTGCTGGTGTCGATCCTGCTCCGCTGGCGCGCCGCGACGCCGCTGCAGCGGCGGACGATCTGGCCGGTCGTGATCGCGAGCAGCCTGTCGGTGGTGCTGCTGGCGGCGTTCTTCGTCGCACGCCGGCGCGGCGAAGACGCGTCGACCGTGGAGACCCTCGGCCTGCTGTGGGGACTTTGCATCCCGGCGATCTCGGCCGCCTTCCTGGCCGGGCTGCTCCGCCGCCGGCTGTTGCTGGGGCAGGTGCTCGCCGACCTCGCGGGGCACCTGAGCTCCGGGCTCGACGTCCGCCGCGTGCGCGACGGCCTGGCCAGCGCGTTGCGCGACCCGTCGCTCGAGGTGCTCGTGGCCGACGGGCCGGTGCACTGGCGCGACAGCGACGGTCGCGTCGGCTCGCTCCCGGCCGCGGGGAGCGGGCGGGCGGTGACGATCGTCGGGGCGCAGACCGCGCCCGCGGTGGCGCTCGTCCACGACACCGGGTTGGAGGCGGATCAGGAGCTGCTGGGCGCGGTCGGCTCGCTCGTGCTGGGGACGGTGCGCCACCACGCGGTGGCGATGTCGCTCGCGGGCGCGCTGCAGCAGCTCGCGCAGTCGCGGCGGCGGATCGCCGAGGCGGCCGACCACGAGCGCGCCCGGATCGAGCGCGACCTCCACGACGGCGCCCAGCAGCGGCTGATGGCGCTGCGGATCCGCCTGTCGCTGGCCGAGGAGCTGCTGACCACGGACCCGAAGACCGGCATCGGCGCGGTGCACGAGCTGGGGGACGAGGTCGAGCGCACGCTGGACGAGATCCGCGCGCTGGCGCACGGCGTCTACCCCGCGGTGCTCAACGACCGTGGGCTCGCGGACGCGCTGCGCAGCGTCGCGGCCGACGCGCCCTTGCCGGTCCACGTGCAGCTGCGCAGGCTGACCCGTCACTCGCGGCAGGTCGAGACCGCCATCTACTTCACGTGTGTCGAGGCGCTGCAGAACGCGGTCAAGCACGCGCACGGCGCGAGCGGCGTGTGGATCGCCGTGACCCAGGACGCCGTGCTGAGCTTCGAGATCCGCGACGACGGCGCCGGGTTCACGCCGCCGCCGGAGACGGGCGGGAACGTCCCGGGGCACATCGGCCTGCGCAACATGCGCGACCGGCTGGAGGCGGTCGGCGGGAGCCTCGTGGTCGAGTCCGCGCCCGGCCACGGCACCCGCATCAGCGGGCGGCTGCCGCTCGACTGA
- a CDS encoding LysR family transcriptional regulator, with protein sequence MELRRLRLLLELSRRGTVAAVADALAYSPSSVSVQLAELEREVGVKLLRKVGRNVALTPAGRRLADYAASAVAADEAMLAELATLDGKPRGTVRMSFVQTPALALLPAALATLARTAPDLAVEVVQRETLPGLEDLRSRAVDVVLGIDYDPVPVPRHRDVDRRDLIREEALLAVPANDPLAAAGGPIALADVEHAVWAAGHRGTGHSATVETICNGLGGYAPNIRHRTDDALILRALVSSGQAVTLLPALIGTATPEVAVRPIAEGPVRRTIFTAVRTTAIDLPAVVAVREALHAAAVAATDGRADVTVLQ encoded by the coding sequence GTGGAACTGCGGCGTCTGCGGCTGCTGCTCGAGCTCTCGCGCCGGGGCACGGTCGCGGCGGTCGCGGACGCGCTCGCGTACAGCCCGTCCTCGGTGTCGGTGCAGCTGGCCGAGCTCGAGCGCGAGGTGGGCGTGAAGCTGCTGCGCAAGGTGGGCCGCAACGTGGCGCTCACCCCGGCCGGGCGCCGGCTGGCGGACTACGCGGCGTCGGCGGTCGCGGCCGACGAAGCGATGCTCGCCGAGCTGGCCACGCTGGACGGCAAGCCGCGCGGGACGGTCCGGATGAGCTTCGTGCAGACGCCCGCGCTCGCGCTGCTGCCGGCCGCGCTGGCGACGCTCGCGCGGACCGCGCCCGACCTCGCGGTCGAGGTGGTGCAGCGGGAGACGCTGCCGGGGCTCGAGGACCTGCGCTCGCGCGCCGTGGACGTGGTGCTGGGGATCGACTACGACCCGGTGCCGGTTCCGCGCCACCGCGACGTCGACCGGCGCGACCTGATCCGCGAGGAGGCGTTGCTGGCGGTGCCCGCGAACGACCCGCTGGCGGCGGCGGGCGGGCCGATCGCGCTGGCGGACGTCGAGCACGCGGTGTGGGCGGCCGGGCACCGCGGCACCGGGCACAGCGCGACGGTCGAGACGATCTGCAACGGGCTCGGCGGGTACGCGCCCAACATCCGCCATCGCACCGACGACGCGTTGATCCTGCGCGCGCTGGTGTCCTCCGGGCAGGCCGTCACGCTGCTGCCGGCGCTGATCGGCACGGCCACGCCGGAGGTCGCCGTGCGGCCGATCGCCGAAGGCCCGGTGCGCCGGACGATCTTCACCGCGGTGCGCACGACCGCGATCGACCTGCCCGCGGTGGTCGCGGTGCGCGAGGCGCTGCACGCGGCGGCGGTGGCGGCGACCGACGGCCGCGCCGACGTCACGGTCCTTCAGTAG
- a CDS encoding universal stress protein, which produces METSGHIRHAPVLAAFSPEAGAREPVEFAVAASRITGAPLIIAVVVDTGSPVRLGGTVAADGPSLPAGVAAPVRHLQSELEGRGVPVEVRVFEDSTAARGLARAIDELEPELVVVGATSRGERGALLLGTTAGRVIRVSACPVAVVPRGYTRPENGVQVVCAAYTRTPEGQDALRAAASLARSGRVALRVIHVVEPKHMQEEAHQLMAEQHHAVGAESQYAARTRLDIEAQTRAAVAEVAGDLDADVDLMIDEPVRALAAASGHVDLLVMGSRGLGPRRSVVLGSVSRRVIERAACPVIVIPRDTEAKSEELLSDVEAHAPR; this is translated from the coding sequence ATGGAGACTTCGGGCCACATCCGTCACGCGCCGGTGCTCGCAGCGTTCTCCCCGGAAGCCGGCGCGCGGGAGCCGGTGGAGTTCGCCGTCGCGGCGAGCCGCATCACCGGCGCCCCGCTGATCATCGCCGTCGTGGTCGACACGGGCTCGCCCGTGCGGCTCGGCGGCACCGTCGCCGCCGACGGGCCGTCGTTGCCGGCCGGCGTCGCGGCGCCCGTCAGGCACCTGCAGTCCGAGCTGGAGGGCCGTGGCGTTCCGGTCGAGGTGCGCGTGTTCGAGGACTCCACGGCCGCGCGCGGCCTGGCCCGGGCGATCGACGAGCTCGAGCCCGAGCTCGTGGTCGTGGGGGCGACGAGCCGCGGGGAGCGCGGCGCCCTGCTGCTCGGCACGACGGCCGGGCGCGTGATCCGCGTCAGCGCCTGTCCGGTCGCGGTCGTGCCGCGGGGCTACACGCGTCCGGAGAACGGCGTCCAGGTCGTGTGCGCCGCCTACACGCGCACCCCCGAGGGTCAGGACGCGCTCCGGGCGGCGGCGTCGCTGGCGCGCAGCGGGCGCGTGGCGTTGCGGGTCATCCACGTCGTCGAGCCCAAGCACATGCAGGAGGAAGCGCATCAGCTGATGGCCGAGCAGCACCACGCCGTCGGCGCGGAGTCGCAGTACGCCGCACGCACGCGGCTGGACATCGAGGCCCAGACCCGTGCGGCGGTCGCCGAGGTGGCCGGTGACCTCGACGCGGACGTCGACCTGATGATCGACGAGCCGGTGCGCGCGCTCGCGGCCGCGTCCGGGCACGTCGACCTGCTGGTCATGGGCTCCCGCGGGCTCGGTCCGCGGCGGTCGGTCGTGCTCGGCAGCGTCTCGCGGCGCGTGATCGAGCGGGCGGCCTGCCCGGTGATCGTGATCCCGCGCGACACGGAGGCCAAGAGCGAGGAGCTGCTGTCGGACGTGGAGGCGCACGCGCCGCGGTGA
- a CDS encoding response regulator transcription factor: MDTRPVRLMTVDDQPHFHAAAHAIVASTPGFEHVGASADGPAALRDAETLDPDMVIVDVRMDGMDGMQVAARLRARDATRVIVLATTVETGELAGLARSCGAAALVRKHWLTPRMLRGLWVAHRRR; this comes from the coding sequence ATGGACACGCGCCCGGTCCGGCTGATGACGGTGGACGATCAGCCGCACTTCCACGCCGCCGCGCACGCGATCGTCGCCTCCACGCCCGGCTTCGAGCACGTCGGCGCGTCCGCCGACGGGCCCGCCGCGTTGCGCGACGCGGAGACGCTCGACCCGGACATGGTGATCGTCGACGTGCGCATGGACGGGATGGACGGCATGCAGGTCGCCGCGCGGCTGCGAGCGCGGGACGCGACCCGGGTGATCGTGCTCGCGACGACGGTCGAGACGGGCGAGCTCGCCGGGCTCGCCCGCTCGTGCGGTGCGGCGGCGCTGGTGCGCAAGCACTGGCTCACGCCGCGCATGCTGCGCGGGCTGTGGGTCGCGCACCGGCGCCGCTGA
- a CDS encoding ERCC4 domain-containing protein: protein MAAVLFDHGEVKSGIPAALEAAGLDVSAARLPAGDYLVSDRLVVERKTGADLAASIKDRRLFEQLDRLREAYTSVVLLVEGQPVHIAEPSWKGALARVLTTGVSVLQTSSRQDSAAWLVRLHRLEGKGPSEPRGRPRTRRPTDDLRQSAEDVLGCLPGISTVTARRLLAHFGSLASVFAADEAQLRAVAGVGPIRAARLAQLFHDEG from the coding sequence ATGGCGGCGGTGCTCTTCGACCACGGCGAGGTCAAGTCGGGCATCCCCGCGGCGCTCGAGGCCGCGGGGCTCGACGTCTCCGCGGCGCGGCTGCCGGCCGGCGACTACCTGGTCTCCGACCGGCTCGTGGTCGAGCGCAAGACCGGCGCCGACCTCGCCGCGTCGATCAAGGACCGCCGCCTGTTCGAGCAGCTGGACCGCCTGCGCGAGGCCTACACGTCGGTGGTCCTGCTCGTCGAGGGCCAGCCCGTCCACATCGCCGAGCCGAGCTGGAAGGGCGCGCTCGCCCGCGTCCTCACGACCGGCGTGTCGGTGCTGCAGACCTCCAGCCGCCAGGACAGCGCCGCCTGGCTCGTGCGACTGCACCGGCTCGAGGGCAAGGGACCGTCGGAGCCGCGCGGGCGCCCGCGCACGCGCCGCCCCACCGACGACCTGCGCCAGTCCGCCGAGGACGTCCTCGGCTGCCTGCCCGGCATCTCCACCGTCACCGCCCGGCGGCTGCTCGCGCACTTCGGCTCGCTGGCGAGCGTGTTCGCCGCCGACGAGGCGCAGCTGCGTGCCGTCGCCGGCGTCGGCCCGATCCGCGCCGCCCGGCTGGCGCAGCTCTTCCACGACGAAGGCTGA